GCCATTGTCTTCGTGGCCACGACCGGTTGTACGTGGTCGCAGGTCCCGCCGGTGTTCGGGCCGTCGGGGGCCACGGCTCACCGCCGGTTCATGGAGTGGAGCCGACAACGGGTCTGGGCGAAACTGCATCGTCTGGTCCTGGACGAGCTGGGGGCTCGAGGCGACCTGGACTGGTCGCGATGCGCGATCGACTCGGTGAACATGCGCGCCCTGAAAAAGGGGACCTGACGGGTCCGAATCCTGTAGATCGGGGCAAGTATGGCTCGAAGATCCACTTGATCACTGAGCGGACTGGGCTTCCGCTTTCCGTCGGCATCTCCGGCGCCAACCTCCACGACAGCCAGGCCCTCGAACCACTCGTGCGCGGCATCCCACCGATCAGATCCCGGCGCGGTCCACGCCGCCGACGCCCCGCGAAGCTTCACGCCGACAAGGCCTACGACAACCGTCACCTGCGGCAATGGCTCCGCCTCCGCCACATCACACCCCGCATCGCCCGCAAGGGAGTTGAGACGTCACAGAGGCTGGGGCGCCACCGGTGGACCATCGAACGCACCATGGCCTGGCTCGCCGGCTGCCGACGTCTCCACCGACGCTACGAGCGGCAAGCCATCCACTTCCTGGCCTTCACCAGCATCGCCTGCACCCTCATCTGCTACCGCAGACTCACCAATTGAGATGATCTCTAAGTCGGTCGGAGGCCTTCAGCGTTGTCCTGTCCGGTGGTGACCGTGATTCCCCGTGGTTCCCCGACCGATCGGGCACGGGTGGGGCACGGCTAGACGACGGCTACCGCTTCAGCGCCCGGTAGCGCTTCAGGAGTTCATGGCCAGGGGCTGTGAGCCAGGTCCTGTGCAGGTTTCCGGTTCCACGAGGGGGTGTCCAAGTCTGTCGCTGTACGTCGTCGTTGATGTCAGCTCTGGATGTCAGGTCCCTAGTGACCCTCAGGGGAGGCCAGAATCTCCATGATGTGGGTGGCGAGCGCCCACGCAGCCTCCTCCTGAAAGCCGTCCGTGGCGGTTGCATTGGCAGCCATCAAGCGGTCGGCTATCTCGTGCCCGATGGCTTCTGCCTGCGCGAGAGAAATATGGCTGGCCAGTCCACGCAGCCACTCTGCTACCAGGCAGACGTAGTACGGGCGCGGCCAGGGACCGTCCTCGATCGGCGCCGCTAGGACTTTGATTGCTGCCGCCAGGCGGGCGAGCGGTGAGTCATGACCGTCCAAGATCAGACCGAGTTCCGTTGGCCGGGAGAGTGCGCTATCCGAGGCGGCGATGATGGGCGGCAGCGGGTGACGCGCGACTGAGGTCAGCTCAAGTACTTGATCACCCAGGCCGAAGCCGACATGCACGCGTGAGGCGCGGCCGGGATCGTCAGCGCACACCACGACGCGCTGCGGACCGGGCCTTACCAGTCGGGTGATCCACCGGGTGAGGTTTTCCAGGTCGGCCACGCACACGCGGGACTCCTCCACGTTCAGCACTCCGTCGAAGACGATGTCGCCGATGAGGGGCATTGCACGGCTCCAGACCGATACCCGCGTAAGCGCAGTCTGCCCCCGAGTCTGGACAACGATGTGCTTGCCGTCCCCACACGCCGGAGCATCATCCCACTCCAGCTCCGGTGGATCAGTGGACCCGATGAAAACCACTGCGTGATTCGCGTAGATGTCTACCGCTCCGACCAGCACAAAGGTCTCCGATTCTCTGCAGAACTCGTATGCCACAGAAGGGGTGGTAGGCACGGTAGCGGAGGTCGGTGCAGCGGCGGTCTGGAGATCCCCGCTTTAGGAGCGAGGTTGGGCGATCACAGGTGCGACCTGGGAATCCCTGCCTTGGGCAGCGTCGGGTGGTACGCACCCTGACGAACTCCGATTCCCCGTGAGTCCCCGTCCGTTCTGGCACGGGAGTGGCACGCCCTGGGGCCGTTGACGTGCTCCGGCATCATCGCGTGTATGACGTAGAGCTAACACGTACTGAGTGGACGTTAAGTCCGTTTCTGGTAGCGGCCTCGTCCGGGTTGGGTGAGGAAGCCTTGGCGGACGAGGCGTCCGAGACGAGCACGGGTGACGTTGACCGATGCCTCGTCGGTGGGCATGCCGAGGAGTTCGTGCAGCTCACGGGCCCGGAACTCCTGGTCGGGGTGCTGGTTGAAGGCGTTCACGATGGCCTGGTAGGCGGTGTTCGTCGCGGGCGGTTCGGGTTCGTCTCCTGCCGGTGCGAGGTCGGCGATGACCTTCTGGGTAGTGGTCAGCTCCGCGAGCCGCGCTTCGGTCTCGGCCAGGGCAGCGGTCAAGTGCTCGATCTGGCCGCGTAGTTCACCGGCCCGGGCCGTGGTCTCGTCGTGCTGGACCTGGAGGTTGGCCAGGAGCTCGGTGATGTTCATGCGGCCAGCTCGAGGGTGTCGCGCCAGGCCGGACTCGGTGTGGTGAGGCGGCGGGTCATGTTCGCGATGGAGGCCCAGTAGACGCGCGAGGTGGAGGTGTCGGTGCGGTGGTCGTACTCGCGGGCCAGGCGCCGGTGCAGCATCAACGTGCCGTTGACCTGCTCCACAATCCACCGCTTCGGCTGTGGAACGAAGCCTTTGCCCTGATCGTCGGGATTGCGGCGGACGACCTCGACGTCGATGTCCAACAGGGCCCCGTGGATGATGACCTGGTCCTTGAAGCCCTGGTCCACCAGGGCCTTCTCCAACCGGTTCCCGCACCGCTCGGCGGCCTGGTCAAGCAGGGCGGTGCCGGCGGCGTTGTCGTGGGCGGACGCGGCCAGCACCACGACGCCGATGACCAGCCCCAGCACATCCACGGCCAGCCCCCGCTTGCGCCCCGACACCTTCTTGTTCGCGTCCAGCCCCGTCGTGGTCTTCGGGACACCCGCGGCCGCGCGCACGGACTGGGTGTCGATGATCACGAGGGACGGGTCCTCTAACCGGCGGGCCTTCTCCCGTACCTGGCAGCGCAGGAGTTCCTGAATCCGCTGGTCGAGCCCGCCCTCGCGCCACAGCGTGAAGTAGTACAACACCGCTGACCAGGCCGGGAAGTCATGCGGAAGGAGGCGCCACTGGCAGCCCGTCCGGTTCTGATAGAAGATCGCGTTCACGACCTCCCTCAGGTCACAAGACCCGGGATCTCCGGTCGCCGACCGGGCCACCCGGTCCCGCTTCCAGGCCGTGATCATCGGTTCGATCAACGCCCACTGCTCGTCCGATAAGTCGCTGAGGTACGGCTCTCTCTTCACGCCTCGCATCTCAACATGGACATGCCCAGCAGGCGGCCTGCGCAGCGATCAGTACCACGATCGAGCGATCACGAACCGAGGAAGATCGGACTTAACGTCCACTGAGGATGCCCGATCTCCGGCGCGCCTGTTCCGTACTCCTGGACGAGGCGCAACGCCGGTTCAGTCATGAGGTGCCACGAGTACGTACTCCTGCCGCCCCCGCACCGAACTAATCCGAACTTTGGTTGCTTAACGGGGTGTTGGCAGACCGTCAGCGGCTGAAAGACTGGCCGCGTGGCCGAACTAAACGGCAACCCCGTCGCCCTCGACGACCTTCAATCAGTGACCTTGCAGTGAACGGCCTGCTCTCCAGTCGCATCACCAAGTTGCTGTGCGATCTCAGCGGCGATCAGATCCGCCGACCCGGACGACTCGCAGCCTTCGATGTCGACGTACCAGGTACCGGCGAGCTCCCAAGAAACACTGACAGTGGCCTTACCAGCGCGAAAGACCAGCACATCGCTGTCGTCCAAGATCTTGCATTGCAGAGATTTCGGTAGGAGGTAACTGGAGAGGCCGCCAGCGGGCATGTCGGGCCAGTCGCTGCCGCTCTGGGTGCTGATCGTGTACTCGGGCATAGCCGCATCCTGCCAGCTTGGCGTTGCTGACAACTCACCCCAACCCACCACCCTCCCCAGCTCCCATCCCGTCCGCCGTCGACCCACACACCGTGGAACGGGCGTGGTTCAGGGCGTCAAGGTGGAGCGCGCCACTGTACGAACGACCTTGACGCCCTGGGCCGCGACTGCTCGGCTCTGCCTGGGTCGGCGGTGGACGGGATGGGAGCCCACAACGCTCACCACGAACCGGCCGGCACTCGCGCACGGCGCCCCGCCCACCCCAGAGCCTGAGTGCCCCCGCCGGAGGCACGTCTTTGGCCCGCGGATGACGTTCTCGCTTCCGCCCGCATGCACGCAGCGCGCCGCCGGGCGCGGCCAGCCGGGGCGAAGACAGACGTGGGCGCCTGACGGCCCAGAGACGGCCCAGCACACTGTGACGGGCTTCCTACCGGTATCAAAGACGCAGTTAGGAGGCCAATTCGCGTCTGACGCCTGCCAGTTCCCCGGGAACTGTCGTGGGCTCTCACCGTTGCCCACTCCGCGCAGCGGTCGTTCACGACCGGGTAGTTGACCAGAACGGTGCGGCTACTCGTCGTCCACCTGGTCAGGGCCGGCGAAGACGAGCTGTGTCACTTCGGGCCCGTAGTCGGCCCTTGCGGTGATCCG
This DNA window, taken from Streptomyces sp. NBC_01445, encodes the following:
- a CDS encoding IS5 family transposase (programmed frameshift); this translates as MTERLVPDGLWELFQRVVPEAPTRPQGGGRRRHGDREVLAAIVFVATTGCTWSQVPPVFGPSGATAHRRFMEWSRQRVWAKLHRLVLDELGARGDLDWSRCAIDSVNMRALKGDLTGPNPVDRGKYGSKIHLITERTGLPLSVGISGANLHDSQALEPLVRGIPPIRSRRGPRRRRPAKLHADKAYDNRHLRQWLRLRHITPRIARKGVETSQRLGRHRWTIERTMAWLAGCRRLHRRYERQAIHFLAFTSIACTLICYRRLTN
- a CDS encoding IS5 family transposase, with the translated sequence MKREPYLSDLSDEQWALIEPMITAWKRDRVARSATGDPGSCDLREVVNAIFYQNRTGCQWRLLPHDFPAWSAVLYYFTLWREGGLDQRIQELLRCQVREKARRLEDPSLVIIDTQSVRAAAGVPKTTTGLDANKKVSGRKRGLAVDVLGLVIGVVVLAASAHDNAAGTALLDQAAERCGNRLEKALVDQGFKDQVIIHGALLDIDVEVVRRNPDDQGKGFVPQPKRWIVEQVNGTLMLHRRLAREYDHRTDTSTSRVYWASIANMTRRLTTPSPAWRDTLELAA